Proteins encoded within one genomic window of Gemmatimonadaceae bacterium:
- a CDS encoding tetratricopeptide repeat protein has protein sequence MTSVRTEPNRTDTERATAADHAQTFLDWTRINSKYLTAGAVVVVIAAAGFWFYQRQAQVTAANAARALMNAKQSLSAGNPQLAQSDLQTVYTRYGSTSSGVEAAMLLAQLNFDGGKPQDGISTLQKVEGSRAASAMAATILSLEGDGYAQEGKLADAAKHYESAADATGFETEKAFYKAKAARTYQSAGDTTKARQIWSALADDPKAQSMSAEARVRLGELTVSTAKK, from the coding sequence ATGACCAGCGTACGCACCGAACCGAACCGGACCGATACCGAACGCGCAACAGCGGCCGACCATGCCCAGACGTTCCTGGACTGGACGCGGATCAACTCGAAGTACCTGACGGCGGGCGCGGTCGTGGTCGTCATCGCGGCGGCCGGTTTCTGGTTCTACCAGCGCCAGGCACAGGTCACCGCCGCCAACGCGGCCAGAGCCCTCATGAACGCCAAGCAGTCGTTGAGCGCGGGGAATCCCCAACTGGCGCAGAGCGACCTGCAAACGGTCTACACGCGCTATGGCTCGACGTCCTCGGGCGTCGAGGCGGCGATGCTGCTGGCCCAGCTGAATTTCGACGGGGGCAAGCCTCAGGACGGCATCTCGACGCTCCAGAAGGTCGAGGGCTCGCGGGCGGCATCGGCGATGGCTGCGACGATCCTGAGCCTCGAGGGCGACGGGTATGCGCAGGAAGGCAAGCTGGCGGATGCGGCCAAGCACTACGAGTCCGCGGCAGATGCGACCGGGTTCGAGACCGAGAAAGCGTTCTACAAGGCCAAGGCGGCGCGGACCTATCAGTCGGCCGGCGACACGACGAAGGCACGCCAGATCTGGTCGGCGCTGGCCGATGATCCGAAGGCGCAGTCGATGTCTGCCGAGGCGCGGGTGCGGCTGGGAGAGCTGACGGTGTCGACGGCGAAGAAGTAG
- a CDS encoding polyprenol monophosphomannose synthase — MSESAIDGRNEHAGEGALVPERALVIVPTYNERENIARLIETVLSQDTRLELLVVDDGSPDGTAGIVEAIMAGNDRVHILERPRKMGLGTAYIAGFRWALAHGYDFVFEMDADFSHDPAHLPGFLRAIEGADLVLGSRYREGKVTIVNWPISRLLLSYFANVYARGVTGLPIWDGTGGFKCFRRSVLEAIDLNKVVSNGYAFQIEMSFRAWKKGFKIVEIPIVFVDRTEGQSKMSKSIVYEAIGMVWRLRWWAITKQL; from the coding sequence ATGTCCGAGTCCGCCATCGACGGACGAAATGAACATGCAGGCGAGGGCGCGCTCGTTCCGGAGCGCGCCCTCGTCATAGTTCCGACGTACAACGAACGCGAAAACATCGCGCGCCTCATCGAGACGGTGCTCTCCCAGGACACTCGGCTCGAGTTGCTGGTGGTGGACGACGGTTCGCCCGACGGCACCGCGGGGATCGTCGAGGCGATCATGGCGGGGAATGACCGCGTTCACATTCTCGAGCGGCCGCGGAAGATGGGCCTGGGGACCGCGTATATCGCGGGGTTTCGCTGGGCCCTGGCGCACGGGTACGACTTCGTGTTCGAGATGGACGCCGATTTCTCCCACGACCCCGCGCATTTGCCAGGTTTTCTGCGGGCCATCGAGGGGGCGGATCTGGTGCTCGGCTCGCGCTACCGGGAGGGCAAGGTCACGATCGTGAACTGGCCGATCAGCCGTTTGCTGCTCAGTTACTTCGCGAACGTGTATGCGCGCGGTGTGACCGGCTTGCCTATCTGGGACGGCACCGGCGGCTTCAAGTGCTTTCGCCGTTCCGTGCTGGAAGCGATTGATTTGAATAAGGTTGTCTCGAACGGCTACGCATTCCAGATCGAGATGAGCTTTCGGGCGTGGAAGAAAGGCTTCAAGATCGTGGAGATTCCGATCGTCTTCGTGGATCGGACCGAGGGTCAGAGCAAGATGTCCAAGTCGATCGTGTACGAGGCGATCGGCATGGTCTGGCGCTTGAGATGGTGGGCGATCACCAAGCAGCTCTGA
- a CDS encoding TolC family protein, which yields MSLFRNISLLTLAAGLAAPLAAQHAPSGKSITLDDAMAIALKQNVAVQQAENTVELNDATVRQQKMQLLPNLSLNVSGANNLGHTFDQATGDLSTQTTQSMNTGLSSSVTLFDGGKTQASIRAAQANQQASASDLARSKQTAVFTVATDFVALANQQQQLAVQDQNLTTQQAQQDLIQKFVDAGSRPLSDLYQQQAAVASAKLAVAQARRAVELAKIDLIQALQLDPAGAYDFVAPKLGAVDTTKTFNLDSLVARAYAHRSDLKANASRVDAAAQDAKAAKAGHLPTISVTGGYNSAYSSAADLSLASQLNQRSGGSIGVGISVPLFDRGATAIAEQKAQIAAENAKLSLDSERQAVALDVRKAYLDLTSAREQLAAAQAQETAASQAADMTEKRYEAGAATLVEVTQARTSEVQAATAVTNARNNLILQQTVLSYYTGEMDPAHVTLGQ from the coding sequence ATGTCACTATTTCGTAATATCAGTCTGCTGACGCTCGCCGCGGGGTTGGCCGCCCCGCTGGCGGCGCAGCACGCGCCATCCGGGAAATCCATCACGCTCGACGACGCCATGGCGATCGCGCTCAAGCAGAACGTCGCCGTGCAGCAGGCCGAGAATACCGTGGAGCTGAACGACGCGACGGTGCGGCAGCAGAAGATGCAATTGCTGCCCAACCTGAGCCTCAACGTCAGCGGCGCCAACAATCTCGGCCACACGTTCGATCAAGCGACGGGTGACTTGAGCACCCAGACGACGCAGTCGATGAACACCGGCCTCTCGAGCAGCGTCACGCTGTTCGACGGCGGAAAGACGCAGGCGTCGATTCGCGCCGCGCAAGCGAATCAGCAGGCGAGCGCGAGCGACCTCGCGCGCTCGAAGCAGACGGCGGTGTTCACGGTCGCGACGGATTTCGTCGCGCTGGCGAACCAGCAGCAGCAGCTCGCCGTGCAGGATCAGAATCTGACCACGCAGCAGGCGCAGCAGGATCTCATTCAGAAATTCGTGGACGCCGGTTCGCGTCCGCTGTCCGATTTGTATCAACAGCAGGCGGCGGTCGCGAGCGCGAAGCTCGCCGTGGCGCAGGCGCGTCGCGCGGTGGAGTTGGCGAAGATCGACCTCATTCAGGCGCTGCAGCTCGATCCCGCGGGAGCCTACGACTTTGTCGCGCCAAAACTCGGCGCCGTTGATACGACGAAGACGTTCAATCTCGACAGCCTGGTGGCGCGCGCCTACGCGCATCGTTCCGATCTCAAAGCGAATGCGTCGCGCGTCGACGCGGCGGCTCAGGACGCGAAGGCCGCGAAGGCGGGACACTTGCCGACCATCTCGGTGACGGGCGGCTACAACAGCGCGTACAGCAGCGCCGCGGATCTGTCGCTGGCGAGTCAGTTGAACCAGCGGAGCGGCGGCTCGATCGGCGTCGGCATCTCCGTGCCGCTCTTCGATCGAGGCGCGACCGCGATCGCCGAGCAGAAGGCGCAGATCGCCGCGGAAAATGCGAAGTTGTCGCTGGACAGCGAACGCCAGGCGGTGGCGCTCGACGTCAGGAAGGCGTACCTCGATCTGACGTCCGCGCGCGAGCAGCTTGCGGCGGCGCAGGCGCAGGAGACGGCAGCGAGCCAGGCCGCGGACATGACGGAGAAGCGGTACGAGGCCGGCGCGGCAACGCTGGTCGAAGTGACGCAGGCGCGCACCTCGGAAGTGCAGGCGGCGACGGCGGTGACCAATGCGCGGAACAACCTGATCCTGCAGCAGACCGTGTTGTCGTACTACACGGGGGAAATGGATCCGGCGCACGTGACACTGGGTCAGTGA
- a CDS encoding ABC transporter permease: MKQGTLLRVASASILKNKMRTLLTMLGIVIGVGAVIVMVAIGNGAQEQIKSQIGGLGTNLIIVMPGSGTPGGVNQGAGSFNKLTVDDAVKIKQNATLVSGVSPVVSTKAQAIAGGTNWRTSINGVSTDYTAIRSWNVSAGDFFTDADVQSSRKVAVLGATVVKNLFGDGADPVGAQIRIGQVPFTVVGVMEAKGQNAVGQDQDDVILMPYTTAQTRLSGNVRIGQILASSVTADQMSAAQDEIAGIMRDAHHLNGADDDFTVRNQTEIANAMSGTTRVMSALLAAIASISLLVGGIGIMNIMLVSVTERTREIGIRMAIGARGSDVLTQFLVESIVMSVLGGVIGLATGFAGAALLAHFTGWATSTPLSAVAVAVGFSGAVGVFFGYYPARKAAGLNPIQALRYE; this comes from the coding sequence ATGAAACAGGGAACATTGTTGCGCGTCGCGTCCGCCAGCATCCTCAAGAACAAGATGCGGACGCTCCTCACGATGCTCGGCATCGTGATCGGCGTCGGCGCGGTGATCGTGATGGTCGCGATCGGCAACGGCGCGCAGGAACAGATCAAGTCGCAGATCGGCGGGCTCGGAACGAACCTGATCATCGTGATGCCTGGCTCCGGCACGCCGGGCGGCGTGAACCAGGGCGCCGGCTCATTCAACAAGCTCACCGTGGACGACGCGGTGAAGATCAAGCAGAACGCGACGCTCGTGTCGGGTGTGTCGCCGGTCGTGTCGACGAAGGCGCAGGCGATCGCCGGCGGTACGAACTGGCGCACGTCGATCAACGGCGTGTCGACCGACTATACCGCAATTCGCAGCTGGAATGTGTCGGCCGGCGACTTCTTCACCGACGCCGACGTGCAGTCCTCGCGCAAAGTCGCGGTGCTCGGCGCCACGGTGGTGAAGAATCTGTTCGGCGACGGCGCCGATCCGGTGGGCGCGCAGATTCGGATTGGCCAAGTGCCGTTCACGGTGGTGGGCGTGATGGAAGCGAAAGGACAGAACGCGGTGGGGCAGGACCAGGACGACGTGATTCTCATGCCGTACACGACGGCCCAGACGCGGTTGAGCGGCAACGTGCGCATTGGCCAGATCCTCGCCTCGAGCGTGACCGCCGACCAGATGAGCGCCGCCCAGGATGAGATCGCGGGCATCATGCGGGATGCGCATCATCTGAATGGTGCGGACGACGACTTCACCGTGCGCAATCAGACCGAGATCGCGAACGCGATGAGCGGCACGACGCGCGTGATGTCGGCGCTGCTCGCGGCGATCGCATCGATCTCGCTGCTCGTGGGCGGGATCGGCATCATGAACATCATGCTCGTGTCGGTGACGGAGCGGACGCGGGAGATCGGCATTCGCATGGCGATCGGCGCGCGCGGCTCGGACGTGCTGACGCAGTTCCTGGTGGAAAGCATCGTGATGAGCGTGTTGGGCGGCGTGATTGGATTGGCGACGGGTTTCGCCGGTGCGGCGCTCCTGGCGCACTTCACGGGTTGGGCGACGTCCACGCCGCTCTCGGCAGTGGCGGTCGCGGTTGGGTTCTCGGGGGCGGTGGGGGTGTTCTTCGGCTACTACCCGGCGCGAAAGGCGGCCGGTCTCAATCCAATACAGGCGTTGCGCTACGAGTAG
- a CDS encoding ABC transporter ATP-binding protein, with amino-acid sequence MTNDKGNAPVIHISGVKKIYTMGANKVFALRGVDLTVERGEMVAIMGTSGSGKSTLMNILGCLDLPTEGSYALDGTQVEGLSKNALADLRNQKLGFVFQGFNLLSRTTALENVELPLLYDRSGRKLDTKQLAADSLRRVGLGERLDHQPSELSGGQQQRVAIARALVTRPTLLLADEPTGNLDSRMTVEVMALFQELNEQGITIVLVTHEPDVAAYAKRIVEVRDGRIIRDHAVANRRRAADDLAALDAAPLGDQVTGLAAGLEEAA; translated from the coding sequence ATGACGAACGACAAGGGCAACGCACCAGTCATTCACATCTCGGGCGTGAAGAAGATCTACACCATGGGCGCGAACAAAGTGTTCGCGCTCCGCGGAGTCGATCTCACCGTGGAGCGGGGCGAGATGGTCGCGATCATGGGCACCTCGGGCTCGGGCAAGTCGACGCTCATGAACATCCTCGGCTGTCTCGACCTGCCGACCGAAGGCAGCTACGCGCTCGACGGCACGCAGGTGGAGGGGTTGAGCAAGAACGCGCTCGCCGACCTTCGCAATCAGAAGCTCGGCTTCGTGTTTCAGGGTTTCAATCTGCTGTCGCGCACGACGGCGCTCGAGAACGTCGAGCTGCCGTTGCTCTACGACCGCAGCGGACGGAAGCTGGACACCAAGCAACTCGCTGCCGATTCGCTGCGCCGGGTGGGGCTCGGCGAACGGCTGGATCACCAGCCGAGCGAGCTGTCGGGCGGCCAGCAGCAGCGCGTGGCGATTGCCCGGGCGCTCGTCACGCGTCCGACGCTGCTCCTGGCGGACGAGCCGACGGGCAACCTCGACAGCCGCATGACCGTCGAAGTGATGGCGCTGTTTCAAGAGTTGAATGAGCAGGGTATTACAATCGTTCTCGTGACGCACGAGCCCGACGTGGCGGCGTATGCCAAACGGATCGTGGAAGTGCGCGACGGGCGAATCATTCGCGATCACGCGGTGGCCAACCGCCGGCGCGCGGCCGACGATCTCGCGGCGCTCGACGCCGCGCCGCTCGGCGACCAAGTCACCGGCCTGGCCGCCGGTCTCGAGGAGGCAGCATGA
- the dapF gene encoding diaminopimelate epimerase, with protein sequence MIPSGRPFYKMSGSGNDFVMIDARAESRGSLAEPSVIQRVCARGTGVGADGIVFLEPSSVADVRLTYLNADGSPADFCGNATLCTTRLATELGMADPAALSIETDSGVVAARIHDGLPEIDLPKVADVEADLSGEIPPEAGERRLGYAMVGVPHLVIRCNDVSTVDVVGRGRPLRSHPAMKDHGANVNFVSHESDGRWRYRTYERGVEAETLACGSGAVATAILLTVWGEAVRDRPVEIETRSGKLLRVTLTESLGGWVPSLAGEGRVVFEGMLAEV encoded by the coding sequence ATGATCCCGTCCGGCCGGCCGTTCTACAAGATGAGCGGCTCGGGGAACGACTTCGTGATGATCGACGCGCGCGCCGAGTCGCGGGGGTCGCTCGCGGAGCCGTCGGTGATTCAGCGCGTGTGTGCCCGCGGCACGGGTGTGGGCGCCGACGGCATCGTCTTTCTCGAACCATCGTCGGTCGCCGATGTCCGGCTCACGTATCTCAATGCCGATGGTTCACCGGCCGACTTCTGCGGCAACGCCACGCTCTGTACGACGCGGTTGGCGACCGAGTTGGGGATGGCCGACCCGGCGGCACTGTCGATCGAGACCGACTCAGGCGTGGTGGCGGCGCGGATCCACGACGGCCTCCCTGAAATTGATTTGCCGAAGGTGGCTGACGTCGAGGCGGATCTGTCGGGCGAGATCCCACCGGAGGCCGGCGAGCGCCGGCTCGGGTATGCGATGGTGGGTGTTCCGCATCTGGTCATTCGCTGCAACGACGTGTCGACCGTGGACGTGGTTGGCCGGGGCAGGCCGTTGCGGTCGCATCCGGCGATGAAGGATCACGGCGCGAACGTCAACTTCGTATCCCATGAATCAGACGGTCGCTGGCGGTACCGGACATACGAGCGCGGGGTCGAGGCCGAGACGTTGGCGTGTGGAAGCGGAGCGGTGGCGACGGCGATTCTGTTGACGGTTTGGGGCGAGGCTGTCCGGGATCGCCCCGTGGAGATCGAGACACGATCCGGAAAGCTGTTGCGGGTGACGTTGACGGAATCTCTTGGCGGTTGGGTGCCGAGTTTGGCGGGCGAGGGGCGTGTGGTGTTTGAGGGAATGCTTGCGGAGGTGTAG